One part of the Raphanus sativus cultivar WK10039 chromosome 7, ASM80110v3, whole genome shotgun sequence genome encodes these proteins:
- the LOC108816174 gene encoding uncharacterized protein LOC108816174 has product MGLISSVKETKNSGRGLGFLLVFFPDHNDLSPSSSPETKTTLFRTRSSRLLLSKAQSTISICILLLFLTLFLFTFSTFEPSSPRSHRRFLLTRTVSVAKTRRLALQRMGTLFLRGTKCMHGLVVAHIPSDTADEDLRLFMRLLHRSGVTSRSDVVLLFNSPSSATRLTNLVEEENDSFLKLVEVHRTSNSSHQNDSVLGFNLTRFMKKQSKKDISEPIWGKRIHRVNDSASNESTELTHGSVVGFDVTELDPENSLSGFIEHVPISLRRWACYPMLLGRVRRNYKHVMLVDAKTSLFVGDPLTRVRNRSPESVLFFSSSNSKHSNKKGSEINPAVLLGGAKGVRRLSSAMHTEIVRVAMQQQQQQHKRKSFVSESVVLSQLVGNVHMTKNIEVIGPSESIAEASSVTELSTRNSAVASVKSHDIIQRGSSNRLDIMAIIMKRICSFELDSSVYSYC; this is encoded by the coding sequence ATGGGATTGATATCATCAGTGAAAGAGACAAAGAACAGCGGAAGAGGATTGGGTTTCCTCTTAGTCTTCTTCCCTGACCACAACGACCTCTCTCCTTCTTCATCTCCGGAAACGAAGACGACTCTCTTCCGCACCAGATCTTCCCGCCTTCTCCTTTCCAAAGCCCAATCCACAATCTCAATCTGcattctcctcctcttcctcaccctcttcctcttcacttTCTCCACCTTCGAACCTTCGTCTCCCCGTTCGCACCGTCGCTTTCTCCTCACTCGCACAGTCTCCGTCGCCAAAACTCGACGTCTCGCTCTACAGAGGATGGGCACTCTGTTTCTGAGAGGAACCAAATGCATGCACGGTTTAGTCGTCGCTCATATCCCTTCCGACACGGCGGACGAAGATCTCCGCCTCTTCATGCGGTTGCTTCACCGCTCCGGAGTCACTTCCCGATCCGACGTCGTTTTACTCTTTAATTCTCCTTCTTCCGCTACTAGACTCACCAACCTGGTGGAGGAAGAGAACGACTCGTTCTTGAAACTCGTCGAAGTTCACCGCACTTCAAACTCCTCTCACCAAAACGACTCCGTTTTGGGATTCAACCTAACGCGTTTCATGAAGAAGCAGTCGAAGAAGGATATCTCTGAGCCTATATGGGGGAAGAGGATCCACCGAGTCAACGATTCCGCATCGAACGAGTCGACCGAGTTGACTCACGGCTCTGTCGTGGGCTTCGACGTGACCGAGTTAGACCCGGAGAACTCGCTGTCCGGTTTTATCGAGCACGTGCCGATAAGCTTGAGGAGGTGGGCGTGTTACCCGATGCTGCTAGGACGAGTCAGACGCAACTACAAGCACGTGATGCTCGTTGACGCAAAGACTTCACTGTTCGTTGGTGACCCGTTAACCCGGGTTCGTAACCGGAGCCCCGAGTCggttctcttcttctcctcttcaaaCTCTAAGCACAGCAACAAGAAAGGCTCCGAGATCAACCCGGCGGTTTTGTTAGGAGGAGCGAAGGGAGTGAGGAGGCTATCGAGCGCAATGCACACTGAGATCGTGAGAGTGGCaatgcagcagcagcagcagcagcacaaGAGAAAGAGCTTTGTGTCGGAATCTGTCGTGCTGAGTCAACTTGTTGGGAATGTTCATATGACGAAGAACATTGAAGTGATTGGTCCGAGTGAGTCGATAGCGGAAGCTAGTTCGGTCACTGAGTTGAGTACGAGAAACTCGGCGGTTGCGTCGGTAAAGAGTCATGATATAATACAACGTGGTAGTAGTAATCGTCTTGATATTATGGCGATTATTATGAAACGTATTTGTTCCTTTGAGTTAGATTCTTCTGTCTATAGTTACTGTTAg